The window ACCAGTTCGACGATCACACCATCAGAAACGACAAGCCCCCTCTCCGCCCCGTCGGCGAGGACGGCGATCGGATCGCGCAGCCACAGCCGTTGAGATGAGCTCATGCGGCGCGCCCGGAATAGATCGAGCGCTCCAGCAGGTCGGCACCGCGATAGGCGAGCACCGAGATCACAATGCTCAGCACCGCCCCGCTCCATACCATGCCGTAATCCAGCGAGCCGCGCGAGATATCCATGAGATTGCCGAGCCCCGTGCCGGTCAAGAGCCACTCCGCGATCATGACGCCGAGCAGCGCCCGCGGCGCCACCAGCTTCGCGGCGGCCGCGATGTAGCGGAATGAATACGGGATCGAGATGAACCTCAGCTTCTGGATCGGACCGCCGCCATAGACTTCGACGGTTTCAAGCGCGGCGCGGGGCACGACGGCAAATCCCTGGATCAGGAGGACGAAGGCCGGAAAGAACACCACCACCACGGCCATGAAGATGCAGGCCGAAATGGTCCTGCCCAACAGCAGGAGCACGATCGGCGTCAGCGCGACCAGCGGGGTGCTTTGCAGCACCATGGCAGCCGGCAGGATCACCTTGAGCAAGCCGGGCATCACGACCGACAGCGCGGCGAGCAGAAACGCAATGCCGAGCCCGACGAACAGGCCGAGCAGCGCCATTGGGATGGTCTGCCCCACGGCATGCAGCAGCGCCGACCTCGCTTCATCGGATCCGTCGGCAAAGGTCAGGTAGGACACGATGTCCAAAGGCCGCGGCGCGACGATCGGGCTGACGTCGGCCCATTTCAGCACGGCCCACCACAGCACGAACGGCAGCGCGACCGACGCAATCAGCATAAGATAGCGCTTGAGGCCGGCCTCGCCGTCCTGGCCATGCAGTTCGTCCGGCATGCGCCCCGCTGCCACGGTGACCGGGATCGTCGCGCCAACCATCGAGGATCCGAGCGAGAAAAGCCCATAGCCGGTCAACGCCAAGGCCGCCGCGGCGATGCTGATCCCCCACAGCCTGTCGGCGTTGGACTGGCCGAGGGAGCCCAGCAGGAAGGTGCCGAGACCCCATCGCTCGCCGGAGCCGAACTCGCCCAGGATCGCTCCCAGGACCGATAGCGACGCCGCTACCCTCAATCCGGCCAACACGCCTGGCATCGCACTGCGCAGGCGGATCAAGCGCAGCAGCGCGATCTCGCCACCGCCGTAGGCCTTGACCAGGTCGGCATGGCGCGGATCGATGTCGCGAAGCCCGACCAGCATCGAGACCATTGTCGGGAAATAGATCATGGTCGCGGACAGCACGATCTGCGGCCAGCGGCCGTCGAGCAGCAGCACGAGAAGCGGTCCGATCGCGATCGCCGGCACGGCGAACAGCGCGATGTTGACGCTCCGGAACAGCCGCTCCATCGTCGGGAACAGACAGAAGACAAGCGCGGCGACCGACGCAATCGACGTGCCGATCAGGAAGCCATAGGTCGATGTCGCGGCGGTTGCCGCGACATGACCCCAGTACAGATCGGAATTGGCAACGACGTCCCCGATCACCCCGGAAAGCGGCGGAAAGATCCTCACACCGCTGACAGGTACATGCCCCAGCGCCTCCCAGGCCAGCACAAAGCCCAGCGCGCCGAGGATCGTGATCCCAACCTTGGCCGGAAGTTCACTGGCGGAGCGAAGCATCGCCGACCGCCAATCTCAGATTTCGGCCAGAAGGCTGGTGTCGAACATGTCCTTCCGTCCGGTGACGCCGACGCTGCTCAGCGACTTCAGGTTCTGCTCGATCGCCTCCTCCGTGATCGTGAACAAGCCCTTCGGATGGTTCACGAGCGACGGCTGCATGGCGTTGAAGAACTTCTCGGCGCCTACCGTCGACCCTGTCCCCTTGAACCAGGTGTCATGGTAGAGTTCCGGATATTTCGAGGGATCGGCGAAGTTTTCGGCCCATCCGCGGCGACTGGCCTGCAGGAATTTCAGCAACTCCGGCCGCTTCGACGACAGCGTGTCGGTCGTCACGGTCACGAGGTCGATCAGCAGCGGCAGGCCGTGATCGTCGAACAGGAAATACGACGCCTTCTTCCCGGATGACTGCTCGATGATGAAGGGAAGCTGGGTCGCGAAGTCCACGGTGGCGTCCACCTCGCCATTGATGAGCGGCGCCGGATTGAAAGCATAGGGCACGATCTTGACGTTCTCGACCTTGTGCAACTTGACGAAGGCCTTGAACACGTCGGCGCTGAGCGTCGGCACCGCGACCGTCTTTCCGGCGAGGTCGGCCGGACCCTTGATGTTGCTCGACGCCATCGCGATCACGCCCAGCGGGCTTTTCTGGTACTGCGTGCCGATCACCTTCAGCGGCGCGCCCTTCTGGACGATCGCGGTCGCCGTGGTCAACAGCGCCGTAAGCGCGATGTCGGACTTGCGCGTGAGCAGCGAGCCCTCGGGAATCACGTTCGGTCCGCCGGGCAGATAGGTGACCTTGAGTCCAGCCTCCTCGTAGTAGCCTTTGTCGATCGCAAGCATGTAGCCGAGGAATTCCGGATCATTCAGCCAGTTGGCCTGGAAGGTGATCGGCGTCGGCGCGGCCGCGAGCGCGCGGCGGCCCGCCATCGCCGCTACCGCGCCGCCGATGCTGGCTGCGCCGAATTGCCGACGGTTCATGAGGGAGTTCATACAGTTCGTCCTTTCTGCGAGCAGGCAACGCAGCACCGGCCGGCCATGCCGACCGCGGCGCTACCGCGATGCTTAAGCTCCAAATTGATTTTGCTGATTTCAGCGACTGAGCTCGTACCCGAGGTGCCGCGTTCGAGTTGACCGACGCGCGTACGTCGATCCATCCACAGCGCCCGAATCACAACCGACGCCCGACTATTGCCACGACATCGGTGAGCAGCCTGTCTTCTCTTTTTCGAGTCCAGACACTGGGAACGTATCCGACCGGCGCGGCGCAACAAGCCCTGAATTTAGGCTGCCTGTGGCATCGCGCGCTCAGACAAATTCCCGCGGAATCTGAAACCTATCGAAAGGACTGCCTTGTTCTTAAACACCGTGCTGCATTCTGGCGCGCATCCCCGAACCGAAAAATCCGATCTCGGCCCGATCTACGGAGAGAAAAGCAACATTGCGCGACGGCATATTCTTTGCTTTCCTCGAGATACGGTCTGATTGTCCCGGAACATCGGGTCGACCGCTTACCCGAAATTTTGGCGCCTACCGACCACGTCGCGCGTGATGCACGACTGGCACTAACGGAGTGGTTTATGCCCGCGACCTTGAGGGCCGTTCCCGAATCCCGCGCTGTCGAATCCGCTGCGACCGAAGGCAGCGGCATCCTGGTCGAAGGCGCGACCAAGAGCTTCGCCAAGCGCACCAGGCAAGGCACCAGCGTGCTGCAGGCGCTGGACAACGTTTCGCTCGATTGCGCGCGGGGGTCGCTCACGGCGCTGATCGGACCGTCCGGTTGCGGCAAATCGAC is drawn from Bradyrhizobium prioriisuperbiae and contains these coding sequences:
- a CDS encoding ABC transporter permease; this encodes MLRSASELPAKVGITILGALGFVLAWEALGHVPVSGVRIFPPLSGVIGDVVANSDLYWGHVAATAATSTYGFLIGTSIASVAALVFCLFPTMERLFRSVNIALFAVPAIAIGPLLVLLLDGRWPQIVLSATMIYFPTMVSMLVGLRDIDPRHADLVKAYGGGEIALLRLIRLRSAMPGVLAGLRVAASLSVLGAILGEFGSGERWGLGTFLLGSLGQSNADRLWGISIAAAALALTGYGLFSLGSSMVGATIPVTVAAGRMPDELHGQDGEAGLKRYLMLIASVALPFVLWWAVLKWADVSPIVAPRPLDIVSYLTFADGSDEARSALLHAVGQTIPMALLGLFVGLGIAFLLAALSVVMPGLLKVILPAAMVLQSTPLVALTPIVLLLLGRTISACIFMAVVVVFFPAFVLLIQGFAVVPRAALETVEVYGGGPIQKLRFISIPYSFRYIAAAAKLVAPRALLGVMIAEWLLTGTGLGNLMDISRGSLDYGMVWSGAVLSIVISVLAYRGADLLERSIYSGRAA
- a CDS encoding ABC transporter ATP-binding protein, encoding MTDARTSIHPQRPNHNRRPTIATTSVSSLSSLFRVQTLGTYPTGAAQQALNLGCLWHRALRQIPAESETYRKDCLVLKHRAAFWRASPNRKIRSRPDLRREKQHCATAYSLLSSRYGLIVPEHRVDRLPEILAPTDHVARDARLALTEWFMPATLRAVPESRAVESAATEGSGILVEGATKSFAKRTRQGTSVLQALDNVSLDCARGSLTALIGPSGCGKSTLLRLVAGLETADAGTIALNGEPVSKVQARGDLGIAFQDPALLPWRSVSENIALPLEIVGRPVAGLSSHIATLINLVGLSGFENSLPGELSGGMRQRVAIARAIVTNPSVLLLDEPFGALDQILRRTMNLELQRIWMGGKTTALLVTHGIDEAVFLADRVAVMKSRPGRIAAVVDIPFPRPRPESLFSSEEFHRLCDRIANLLHD
- a CDS encoding ABC transporter substrate-binding protein, which codes for MNSLMNRRQFGAASIGGAVAAMAGRRALAAAPTPITFQANWLNDPEFLGYMLAIDKGYYEEAGLKVTYLPGGPNVIPEGSLLTRKSDIALTALLTTATAIVQKGAPLKVIGTQYQKSPLGVIAMASSNIKGPADLAGKTVAVPTLSADVFKAFVKLHKVENVKIVPYAFNPAPLINGEVDATVDFATQLPFIIEQSSGKKASYFLFDDHGLPLLIDLVTVTTDTLSSKRPELLKFLQASRRGWAENFADPSKYPELYHDTWFKGTGSTVGAEKFFNAMQPSLVNHPKGLFTITEEAIEQNLKSLSSVGVTGRKDMFDTSLLAEI